A single region of the Nitrosomonas sp. Is79A3 genome encodes:
- a CDS encoding M10 family metallopeptidase C-terminal domain-containing protein: MATPLTASSVIYTDPANDNQIDSLLGGTRWTNSTISYSFPASNSSLFWSTLSGSGYGSQFGDGEPWNSAAKPLTSADQDYFEQALQQWANVANINFIKVAETPSAVGDIRVAYTEDTDDSTLAWSYLPSNSTKSGDIWINTKSLLNFQDWTPGTISFETLLHEIGHALGFKHPFADPDDPTAKTLPPVLDSIMHTIMSYTYSNLQGEEGNEFSLHPTTPMVLDIAAMQYLYGANNHYHAGNDIYTYTDTNTYHETIWDAAGPSDTIQYAGAISSRIDLNPTSASFIGEPIYVQSNGVNVGLPIPNVWIADNVIIENAIAGQGDDVLIGNDSSNTLDGDSGIDTVLVQAPRDNYTLSKTSSGYTITANANLGNQDTLMHIERLEFNDMRLALDLDGSAGEVAKLLGAVFGASAAANQDYVGIGLTEADKGLSYEQLGEFAIHATELTSHDKIVTLLWQNLFGAAPSDTQKSPYVKMLDTGEISSGGLAILAADSGVNAENIHLTGLVQTGVAFV; encoded by the coding sequence ATGGCAACACCTTTAACCGCTAGCAGTGTTATTTACACTGATCCGGCCAATGACAATCAGATTGATTCTTTATTGGGCGGTACACGCTGGACAAATTCAACCATTTCCTACAGTTTTCCAGCCAGTAACAGTTCCCTGTTCTGGTCCACGCTTTCCGGATCGGGTTATGGTTCTCAGTTCGGAGATGGTGAGCCCTGGAATAGCGCAGCTAAGCCATTGACCAGCGCAGACCAGGACTACTTTGAGCAGGCTTTACAACAATGGGCCAACGTTGCCAATATAAACTTCATCAAGGTAGCGGAAACTCCCAGTGCAGTAGGAGATATTCGCGTAGCCTATACGGAAGATACGGATGATTCGACATTGGCTTGGTCTTATTTACCCAGCAACAGTACCAAATCGGGTGATATCTGGATCAACACCAAAAGTCTTCTCAATTTTCAGGATTGGACTCCCGGCACCATATCCTTTGAAACACTCTTACATGAGATCGGCCATGCCCTGGGTTTTAAACACCCCTTTGCGGATCCTGATGACCCAACCGCAAAAACGCTCCCGCCTGTACTGGATAGCATCATGCATACCATCATGAGCTATACCTATTCAAATCTGCAAGGAGAAGAAGGCAACGAATTTTCATTACATCCCACCACACCGATGGTGCTGGACATAGCCGCTATGCAATATTTATACGGCGCCAATAATCATTATCATGCCGGAAATGACATATATACCTACACCGATACAAATACTTACCACGAAACTATCTGGGATGCCGCCGGTCCTTCCGACACCATTCAGTATGCAGGTGCGATTTCCAGCCGCATTGATTTGAATCCAACCAGTGCATCGTTTATCGGTGAACCGATCTATGTTCAATCCAACGGTGTGAATGTCGGCCTGCCCATTCCGAATGTATGGATTGCTGACAATGTGATAATTGAAAATGCCATCGCCGGTCAAGGCGACGACGTGCTGATCGGAAACGACAGCAGCAATACCCTAGATGGAGATTCCGGAATTGACACCGTACTGGTGCAAGCGCCGCGTGATAACTACACACTGAGTAAAACTTCCAGCGGCTATACCATCACCGCCAACGCCAATCTCGGCAATCAGGACACACTGATGCATATTGAACGCCTGGAATTTAATGACATGAGGCTGGCGCTTGATCTGGATGGTTCCGCCGGGGAAGTTGCCAAATTACTCGGCGCTGTTTTTGGCGCTTCTGCCGCCGCCAATCAGGACTATGTCGGCATTGGCCTGACAGAAGCGGATAAAGGTCTGAGCTATGAACAATTGGGGGAATTCGCAATCCATGCGACAGAACTCACCAGCCACGACAAAATCGTAACCTTGTTATGGCAAAACTTGTTTGGCGCCGCGCCGTCAGATACTCAAAAATCGCCTTACGTCAAAATGCTTGATACCGGTGAAATATCATCCGGCGGTTTAGCGATATTGGCCGCAGACAGTGGTGTCAATGCTGAGAATATCCATTTGACGGGACTGGTGCAGACAGGCGTTGCGTTTGTTTGA